In bacterium, one DNA window encodes the following:
- a CDS encoding NADH-quinone oxidoreductase subunit C: MKFATQLPPRRDVGTLLLADLGERLPGAVLELTRERGTVTLRVAPERLEDLARFLKEERPWQFAYLANLSPVDWLSRAPRFEVVYHLRSLAFNYLVALRVDVPDETLSLPSLAGVWRAADWLEREAYDLFGIRFAGHPDLRRIMMPDDWEGHPYRRDYPLAGRAGA, translated from the coding sequence GTGAAGTTCGCGACGCAGCTCCCTCCGCGCCGGGACGTCGGCACGCTGCTGCTGGCCGACCTCGGCGAGCGCCTGCCCGGCGCCGTCCTCGAGCTGACGCGCGAGCGCGGCACCGTCACCCTGCGCGTGGCGCCCGAGCGCCTCGAGGACTTGGCGCGCTTCCTCAAGGAGGAGCGCCCCTGGCAGTTCGCCTATCTCGCAAACCTCTCGCCGGTGGACTGGCTGAGCCGCGCGCCGCGATTCGAGGTCGTCTACCACCTGCGCTCGCTCGCCTTCAACTACCTGGTGGCGTTGCGGGTCGACGTCCCGGACGAGACGCTCTCGCTGCCGTCGCTCGCCGGCGTCTGGCGGGCCGCGGACTGGCTCGAGCGCGAGGCGTACGACCTCTTCGGGATCCGCTTCGCCGGCCACCCGGACCTGCGCCGGATCATGATGCCGGACGACTGGGAGGGGCACCCCTACCGCCGCGACTACCCGCTCGCGGGGAGGGCGGGGGCGTGA
- the nuoB gene encoding NADH-quinone oxidoreductase subunit NuoB translates to MGLIDGRFEKNAAITAVDTVLGLGRAYSLWPVAYGLACCAIEMIHTTTARWDLARFGAEVFRPSPRQADVMIVAGTLTHKMAPILKRLYDQMAEPKFVIAMGGCATAGGPFRTYSVVQGVDTIVPVDVYVEGCPPRPENLIRAFVLLQERVKAMTIAKSPRVPQPPVRIGA, encoded by the coding sequence GTGGGACTGATCGACGGGCGCTTCGAGAAGAACGCGGCGATCACCGCGGTCGACACGGTCCTCGGCCTCGGACGCGCCTACTCGCTCTGGCCGGTCGCCTACGGCCTGGCCTGCTGCGCCATCGAGATGATCCACACGACGACGGCGCGCTGGGACCTCGCCCGCTTCGGAGCGGAGGTCTTCCGGCCCTCGCCGCGGCAGGCGGACGTGATGATCGTCGCCGGGACGCTCACGCACAAGATGGCGCCGATCCTCAAGCGGCTCTACGACCAGATGGCGGAGCCGAAGTTCGTCATCGCCATGGGCGGCTGCGCGACGGCCGGCGGCCCTTTTCGGACCTACAGCGTCGTGCAGGGCGTCGACACGATCGTCCCCGTGGACGTCTACGTCGAGGGCTGCCCGCCGCGGCCGGAGAACCTGATCCGGGCGTTCGTCCTGCTGCAAGAGCGTGTGAAAGCGATGACAATCGCAAAGTCGCCGCGGGTCCCGCAGCCGCCGGTGCGGATAGGGGCCTAG